Proteins encoded in a region of the Planococcus citri chromosome 1, ihPlaCitr1.1, whole genome shotgun sequence genome:
- the Spx gene encoding splicing factor 3B subunit 4, with amino-acid sequence MAAGPIAERNQDATIYVGGLDDKVSDTLLWELFVQAGPVVNVHMPKDRVTQSHQGYGFVEFLGEDDADYAIKIMNMIKLYGKPIRVNKASAHQKNLDVGANVFIGNLDPEVDEKLLYDTFSAFGVILQTPKIMRDPETGNSKGFAFINYASFEASDAAIDAMNGQHLCNRPVSVSYAYKKDVKGERHGSAAERLLAAQNPLSQADRPHQLFADAPPTAPLPSVGGPPPMGMMGMPPPPSAMNPPPPPVPPPGMPPPLSMPPPPPSMMKPPMGPPGAMPMGPGGPPPPRMMPPAPWQQTGQYMHQMPAPPGHHPPPPPPPPQFGAPYATNQANQFPPNWRPPPPPPQFAAPYAAQGQAFPPNWGPPPPPPPPSAGQYVPPPYPQAAPAGTAPQN; translated from the exons ATGGCAGCTGGACCTATTGCAGAGCGAAATCAAG ATGCTACGATATATGTCGGTGGTCTTGATGACAAAGTTTCGGATACCCTACTGTGGGAATTATTCGTACAAGCCGGACCAGTCG TTAACGTGCATATGCCTAAAGATCGAGTCACTCAGTCGCATCAAGGCTACGGATTCGTTGAATTTCTCGGAGAAGACGACGCCGATTATGCtattaaaattatgaacatGATTAAGTTATACGGGAAACCAATTCGAGTCAATAAA GCATCAGCGCATCAGAAGAATTTAGACGTCGGTGCCAACGTTTTTATCGGTAATTTAGATCCGGAAGTGGATGAGAAATTATTATACGACACGTTTTCAGCTTTCGGTGTGATATTACAAACTCCCAAG ATCATGAGAGATCCGGAAACCGGTAACTCGAAAGGATTCGCATTCATAAACTACGCTAGTTTCGAAGCATCCGATGCTGCGATAGACGCGATGAACGGCCAACATCTGTGTAATCGTCCAGTCTCCGTATCCTACGCTTATAAAAAAGATGTCAAAGGTGAACGTCACGGATCAGCCGCCGAACGTTTGTTAGCCGCTCAAAATCCGCTATCTCAAGCCGACCGACCTCATCAGTTGTTCGCCGATGCTCCTCCGACAGCGCCTCTTCCAAGCGTCGGTGGTCCTCCACCGATGGGTATGATGGGTATGCCTCCTCCGCCGTCGGCTATGAATCCACCACCTCCTCCTGTACCTCCTCCCGGTATGCCTCCGCCGTTAAGTATGCCTCCTCCGCCTCCTTCAATGATGAAACCACCGATGGGTCCACCGGGTGCTATGCCTATGGGTCCAGGTGGACCACCGCCGCCTAGAATGATGCCACCAGCACCTTGGCAACAAACTGGCCAGTATATGCATCAAATGCCCGCTCCACCGGGTCATCATCCGCCTCCGCCTCCTCCTCCGCCTCAATTTGGTGCACCTTATGCGACGAACCAAG CTAATCAGTTTCCACCGAATTGGAGACCGCCACCTCCACCGCCTCAGTTTGCTGCTCCGTACGCTGCTCAGGGACAAG